GAGGGGCTGCCGCTGACCCTGCTGGAGGCGGCCTCCTACGGGCTGCCCGTGGTGGCCAGTGACATCGAGCCGCACGTGGAGGTGCTGGGCGCCGACGCGCCCGGCCGGCGGCTGTTCCGCGACGGTGACGGCGACGACCTGCTGCGGGCGCTGGAGACGGTCACCGCCGACCTGGCCGCGGAGCGCACCGGCGCCAAGGCGCTGCGTGACCGGGTGCTCGCCGAGTACAGCTGGGACAGCGCCGCCCGCGACCTGGAACGCCTCTACCTCGACCTCGCCGCACGACGGCCGGCCGGCACGGGCCCGCGCACGGGTCCGGTCGACGGTACGGACCCGCGCACGGGTACGGTCGCGGCCGGGACCTCCGTCGTCGACCGCACACCGGTCGACGGGGAGAGCGCCGGTGACGGGCCGGCCGTTACGCCGTCCACGCCCGGCGCAACGGCCCATGTCCCCGCCCGGCGGCAGCCGATAGATTAGGCCGTTCTTCCGGTCCCGCGCCGCGAGCCGCACCTGTGGGTCGGCGGGTGACCGGCCCCGAGGCACCCCTACGAGCGAGTGGTCGGCGATCAGTGGACGGACGGCACGACGGCACGGCGGTGGCTTCCGGCCGGCCGGACGCGGCGGTGGGCTCTGGCCGGCCGGACGCGGCGGTGGGCTCTGGCCGGCCCGGCCGGGCGGTGGGCCGGGATCCGGTGGGGTGGCTGCTGACCGGTGGCGCGGCCGTGCTCTGCGCCGCGGTGGCGGTGCTGGCCGGGCTGGCGACCGGGCAGGGCAACCCGATAGGTGTGCTGCTGCCCCTGGTGGTCGCCACCGGGTTGATCGTCGCGGTGCTCGCGCTTACCCGCTTCGCGGCGTACGTGCTGCTGATGCTCGCGGTGCGCTCCTGCGTCGACCTGTTCAAGGTCAGCGGCCCGACCGCCGGCCGGGCCGACCTGGGCCCGTCGGCCCGCGCATTGGACCTGTCGACCATCCTCGCCGTGCTGTTCCTGCTGGCCGCCGGGCTCTGGCTGGCCGCCCAACTGCGCCAGCGGGGCCGGTTGCGCGGCTCCCCACTCGGCGTGGCCCTGCTCCTGGTCGGGGCGACGTCACTGGTGAGCGCGGTCGGCGCGGCACAGCCGGTGCCCAGCGGCCTGGAGGCGCTGCGGATCGGCACCGTGGTGGTGATGTTCGTCGTGCTGGAGCAGCTGATGCCGGACCTGCCGGCGGTGCGCCGGGTGCTGCTCGCCGCGTACGCCTCGCTGGCGCTGGCGCTGGGCTACACCGTGCTGATGTCGCTGCTGGGCAGCCCGCCGGCCGAGGTCAAGGGCGACTTCACCCGGATCAGCGGCCCGTTCAGCCAGTCCACCACCTTCGGCCGGTACCTGATGTTCATGGTGATCTTCGGGTTCGGGATCCACCGCTACCTGAGCCGCCGGCTGCGGCTCGGCCTCGGCGTGCTGCTCGCCCTGTCGCTGGTGTTCCTGCTGCTGACCAACACCCGCAGCGCCATCCTCGGCGCGGCGCTGGGCCTGCTCGTGGTGGCGGTGTTGCACCGCAGCCGGGCCCTGCTGCTGGCGCTCTGCGTGGTCGCGGTGACCGCCACCGCCCTGCTGCCGACGGTGACGCAGCGGTTCGGGCAGCTCGCCGACAGCACCGCCGTCGGTGGCGGACCCACCGGCAACACCCTGGCCTGGCGGGTCGGCTACTGGTCGGAGATCGTCTCGTTGGCCAACCGCAACCCGGTCACCGGGATCGGGCCCAACATGACCAAGTTCGAGGCCGACGAGGCGAAGAAGCCGCACAACGACTTCCTGCGCGCGTACGTGGAGACCGGGCTGGCCGGTCTGCTGGCCTACCTGGCGATGATGGCGCTCTGCGTACACACCGGGCTGACCGCGCTGCGGCGGGCCCCACCGGGCACCCTCGGCCGGGGCATCGCGGTCGGCTTCGTCGGCTGCGCGGTCGCCTTCGTCGCGGTCAGCGCGGCCTCCAACGTCATCTCGAACGTGGTCACGCTCTGGTACTACGTCGCCTTCGCGGCGGCGGCCAGCGCGATCGCCCGAGGGGTGCACCTGGGCCCGACACCGGCCCCGCCGGTACCGGCCGGACGGATTATCGGATGATCTACCAGACAGTGGGGAGCGCAAGGGTGGAGATCGTCGACTATCTGCGGGTCGCGCGGCGTCGACTCTGGATACTGCTGGGACTGCCGCTGGTCGCCGCGGCGGTGGCGGCGTCGGTCGTGCTGCTCGGCCCCGACCGGTACGCGGGTACCTCCTACGTGGCGGCCCCGGCGCTGGTCGGCGGCAACGCGGCCCAGCAGTACACCGGCACCCAGGCGGCCAACCAGTTCGCGGCGGCCTTCGCCGCGGCCGTGACCTCCCCGCAGGTCCTCGACCAGGTGTCCACCGACACCGGGGTCGACGCGGGGATCCTGCGTGCCGGGCTGAAGGTCGAACAGGTGGGCGCGAGCAGCCAGCTCACCCTCACCTACACCGCCACCGCCCGGGACTCGGTCGCCCCGGTGCTGGCCGCGACCGGCCAGCGGGCGCTGGCGTTCCTCTTCACCAGCCAGGTCGCCATCGCCACCGACGAGGTGAAGGCGGCCACCGACGAGCTGACCACCGCCACCAAGGCGATCAACGAGTGGGAGAAGACCAACAAGGTAAGCCAGCCGGACAAGCTCTACCAGGCGACCCTGCAGGAGATCGCCAGCCTGCGGCAGCAACGGTTGCAGATGGAGGCCGTCGGCAACGGCCGGGGTGCCGCCGCCGCCAGCGAGGCGATCACCGCCGGGCAGAAGCGGCTGGACGGGCTCGGCCCGAAGCTGCCCGACTACCAGGCGCTGCTGGCCCAGCGGGACACCGCCAGCGGTGCGCTGGCCAACGCCCGGCAGGGTCTGCAGCAGGCCCGGGCCCAGTCCCAGGCCGCCGATCCGGCCCAGGTGGTCAGCGCCGGCCAGGTGCAACCGGTCTCCCGGACCCGTGCGGTGACCGGGCTGGTGCTGCCGGTCTCGGGTGCCGGCCTGCTGCTGGCCGTCCTGCTGGTGGCGATGTTGGAGCAGTTGTCCCGCAACCGGTCGACGGCCGCTCGGGCCGCGGTCGCCGACGGCCCCGCGGCTGGCACTCCGGCGGCGATCGGCCCGGCCCCGGCGACCGGACGGGCGGTGCCGTACCCGCGCGGCACCGTGACCGGCCCGGCGGCGGACAACCGCGGCACCGTGACCGGGCCGGCAGCGGATACCCGCGGCACCGTGACCGGGCCGGCAGGGGGCGCCCGGGGTGCCGCGAGTGGGCCGGTGGACGAGGACACCGTCGTGTCGCCGGTGGTGTCGACCCGGCGGGCCGACGACGACACCGTCATCGTGCCGGCGGTCCCGGCCCGACGCTCCGACCAGCAGCGGCGCCGGTAGGTAGCTGGCGTGTCCGACCATTCCGGCTCCGCCGGTGACCAGCACGTCCGGTCGATGGCCCGCGGCGGCGGCCTGAACCTGGTCGGTGCCCTGCTCAGCCAGGTGGCGGTCTTCGTCATCATGCTGTTGCTGGCCCGGGTGCTGGGCATCCGCGAGGTGGGCCGGTACGCCCAGTGCTACGCCGTGCTCTCCCTGGCCGGGCTGCTGTCGCTCTCCGGGTTCCGGGCCGGACTCACCCGGTTCGTGGCGGTGCACCTGGCCGACGCCGATTCGGCGGCGCTGCGCGGCACCATCCGGTTGGGGCTGGCCGTCTCGGTCACCTCCTCGGTGGCGCTGGCGGGCGCGCTGGCCGCCGGCGCGCCCTGGCTGGCCGGCGCGCTCAACGACCCCGAGCTGGTCACCGGGTTACGGCTGGTGGCGTTGACGCTGCCCGCCACCACGATCTGCGAGGCGGCGCTGGCGGCCACCCGGGGGTGGCGGACCCAGCGCCCGTTCACCTTCATCGGGCAGCTCTACGAGCCGGGTACCCGGCTGCTGTTGACCGCCCTGGCCCTGGTCGCCGGCGTGGGCCTGACCGGCGCGTTCTGGGCGCTGGTGGTGGCCGGCTGGTCCGCGGCGGTGCTCGCGCTGCTCGCCCTGGCCCGGCTGGTCCGGCGGGTGCCGGCGGCCCGCCCGGTCTACCGCCCCCGGCAGCTGTTCGGCTTCTCCACCGTCAGCTGGGCCTCCTCACTGTCCTCGACCGGGCTGATCTGGGCCGACACCCTGCTGCTGGGGTTCTTCGCCAACCCCGAGATCGGCGTCTACAACGTGGCGACCCGGCTGGTCACCGTGGCGATCTTCGTGCTCGCGCCGATCAACGCCGCGTTCGGCCCGTACATCGCCTACCTGTACCACCAGGAGCAGCTCACCGAGGTCCGGCGGGTGTACGCGGTGGCCACCGGCTGGGTGGTCCGGCTGTCGTTGCCGGCCTTCGTCGCGCTGCTGGTCCTCCCCGGCGATCTGCTGCGGGTCTTCGGTGGTGAGGTCGCCACCGGTGCGGCGGTGACCGTGATCCTGGCCCTCGGGCACCTGGTCAACGCGGCCACCGGCCCGTGCGGCACGGTGCTGAACATGTCCGGTCGGGTGGCGCTCAACATGGCCGACAACGTGGCCGCGCTGGTGCTCAACATGCTGCTCAACGTCCTGTTCATTCCCGCGTACGGCATCGTCGGCGCGGCCACGGCCTGGAGCGTCTCGCTGATCGTGGTCAACGTCGCCCGGGTGTTCCAGGTGCGCCGGCTGATCGGCGCGCTGCCGTTCACCGTGGGCATGGCCAAGGGGCTGGCCGCCGCCGGCGTGGCGCTGCTGGCCGGGCTGCTGGTGAGCTGGCTGGTGCCGGGCTGGCAGTGGCGGCTCGGCGTCGGGCTGACCACCATCGTCGGGGTCTACCTGGCGGTCGTGGTCGCCCTCGGGCTCAGTCAGGAGGACACCATGGTGCTGCGTACCCTGCTCAGGCGTCGGCGCGGCGGCGGCCCCCGGCCCCCGGCGGCCGGCACCCCGGTGTCGGCGGGGGCCCGGTGAGCGCCGCGCCCCGCCGGGGCGGCGTGGACCGGCTGCGTCGGGCGGTGCGCGGCACCCGCGCCTTCGCCCGTGCCGCCTGGCCCGGCCCGACCGGCGCGCTGCCCGACTTCCTGATCATCGGCGGGCAGCGCTGCGGCACCACCTCGCTGCACCACTACCTGGCCGCCCACCCGGACGTGCGGGCCGCCACCGGCAAGGAACTGCAGTACTTCAGCGTCCACCACGGTCGGGGCGAGCGGTGGTACCGGGCGCACTTCCCGCCACCGGCCGCCGGCCGGCAGACCTTCGAGGCCAGCCCGTACTACCTCTTCCACCCACGGGTACCGGCCCGGGTGGCCGCGTTGCTGCCCCGGGCGCGCTTCGTCGCGCTGCTGCGCGACCCCGTGGAGCGCGCCTACTCGCACTACCTGCACACCCGCTCGTACGGGCTGGAGCCGTTGAGCTTCGCCGACGCCCTCGCCGCCGAGGACGAACGGCTGGCCGGGGCGCTGCGCGACGGCCCGGACACCCCGGCCGCCCACCACGCGCTGCGCAACTTCTCGTACGCCGCCCGGGGCCGCTACGCCGAGCAGCTGGAACGCTGGTACGCCCAGCTGCCCCGGCAGCGGCTGCACGTGATCCGCAGCGAGGACCTGTACGCCGACCCGGCCGCCGCGTACGCCGACGTGCTGCGGTTCCTGGAGCTGTCGCCGTTCACCCCGGACACCTTCGCCCGGCACACCCGCCGCGCCGACGACGGCACCTCCCAGCTCACCCCGCAGCTACGGGCCGACCTGGCGGCCCACTTCGCCCCCCACAACACCCGCCTGGCCACCCTGCTGAACTGGCCGTCGACCTGGTGACCCACCCCCCACCGCGCCGCCCCGGTGGGGCTCGCCGGATCGTGGATCAGGTGGCCTTGCTGGCCTGTCCAGGCCACCACATCCGGGAAGCTGCCGGCCCGGCGGGCGGCGGGTCGGGGGTCAGGGGACTCAGCGGACGCCGGAGAGGATGGTGGCCGGGTCGCCGGTGCCGGCCAGCAGCACCGGGGAGGTGCCGATGCTTACCGCGCCGGAGCGGGCGGAAGCCGCCTCGGTGCCGAGCTTTCCGCTGGTCAGGCCGGGCGCCGCGGGCACCGACACGGCGTCGGCCGAGGCCGACCAGAGCACCAGGGTGCTCTGCTCACCGCGCCGGAAGGCCACCCCGGTCAGGCCCTTGGTGGCGACCGGCTCGACGGTGGCGTCCTTGGCCGCGCCGGCCAACTCGGCCATCATCGTGCCGGCCAGCCGTTCGGTGCCGTCGGGGTCCAGCAGTCCGTAGCGGACCTCGGCGCCGGCCCGGTTGTTCGGGTGGTACGCCAGCGG
Above is a window of Micromonospora yangpuensis DNA encoding:
- a CDS encoding O-antigen ligase family protein, with protein sequence MDGRHDGTAVASGRPDAAVGSGRPDAAVGSGRPGRAVGRDPVGWLLTGGAAVLCAAVAVLAGLATGQGNPIGVLLPLVVATGLIVAVLALTRFAAYVLLMLAVRSCVDLFKVSGPTAGRADLGPSARALDLSTILAVLFLLAAGLWLAAQLRQRGRLRGSPLGVALLLVGATSLVSAVGAAQPVPSGLEALRIGTVVVMFVVLEQLMPDLPAVRRVLLAAYASLALALGYTVLMSLLGSPPAEVKGDFTRISGPFSQSTTFGRYLMFMVIFGFGIHRYLSRRLRLGLGVLLALSLVFLLLTNTRSAILGAALGLLVVAVLHRSRALLLALCVVAVTATALLPTVTQRFGQLADSTAVGGGPTGNTLAWRVGYWSEIVSLANRNPVTGIGPNMTKFEADEAKKPHNDFLRAYVETGLAGLLAYLAMMALCVHTGLTALRRAPPGTLGRGIAVGFVGCAVAFVAVSAASNVISNVVTLWYYVAFAAAASAIARGVHLGPTPAPPVPAGRIIG
- a CDS encoding flippase — protein: MSDHSGSAGDQHVRSMARGGGLNLVGALLSQVAVFVIMLLLARVLGIREVGRYAQCYAVLSLAGLLSLSGFRAGLTRFVAVHLADADSAALRGTIRLGLAVSVTSSVALAGALAAGAPWLAGALNDPELVTGLRLVALTLPATTICEAALAATRGWRTQRPFTFIGQLYEPGTRLLLTALALVAGVGLTGAFWALVVAGWSAAVLALLALARLVRRVPAARPVYRPRQLFGFSTVSWASSLSSTGLIWADTLLLGFFANPEIGVYNVATRLVTVAIFVLAPINAAFGPYIAYLYHQEQLTEVRRVYAVATGWVVRLSLPAFVALLVLPGDLLRVFGGEVATGAAVTVILALGHLVNAATGPCGTVLNMSGRVALNMADNVAALVLNMLLNVLFIPAYGIVGAATAWSVSLIVVNVARVFQVRRLIGALPFTVGMAKGLAAAGVALLAGLLVSWLVPGWQWRLGVGLTTIVGVYLAVVVALGLSQEDTMVLRTLLRRRRGGGPRPPAAGTPVSAGAR
- a CDS encoding sulfotransferase family protein is translated as MSAAPRRGGVDRLRRAVRGTRAFARAAWPGPTGALPDFLIIGGQRCGTTSLHHYLAAHPDVRAATGKELQYFSVHHGRGERWYRAHFPPPAAGRQTFEASPYYLFHPRVPARVAALLPRARFVALLRDPVERAYSHYLHTRSYGLEPLSFADALAAEDERLAGALRDGPDTPAAHHALRNFSYAARGRYAEQLERWYAQLPRQRLHVIRSEDLYADPAAAYADVLRFLELSPFTPDTFARHTRRADDGTSQLTPQLRADLAAHFAPHNTRLATLLNWPSTW